One part of the Aricia agestis chromosome Z, ilAriAges1.1, whole genome shotgun sequence genome encodes these proteins:
- the LOC121738991 gene encoding transcription initiation factor IIA subunit 1 — MTMSQSAVLKLYNTVMDDVITGVRDCFLDDGVDEQVLQELKQLWRTKLQASGAMDPPEPEGPTGPPPPVLQNFQKANGGNLLQKRPDLVQGSSQGSSLHGVPSGMSSGGHPHHVLDPNNKVPVQLTLPAQPGVPGSQPRSFTIQIPASALNGNKLHQVLTGPIINATINLPQPLAATLLQQHINSALAGQQNEFDGGGGRSGAAPFLPQDHAIFSLDGALDSSDDDGSNAGDGSDDAGGDDDDDEESAEERAEEEEEERDELGGAEEEPLNSGDDVSDEEPGDMFDTDNVVVCQYDKITRSRNRWKFYLKDGIMNLSGKDYVFQKANGDAEW; from the coding sequence ATGACTATGAGTCAGTCGGCCGttttgaaactttacaatactGTCATGGACGATGTAATCACTGGTGTTCGGGACTGCTTCCTAGACGACGGGGTCGACGAACAAGTCCTACAGGAGCTCAAACAGTTGTGGCGAACGAAATTACAAGCCAGCGGGGCCATGGACCCTCCGGAACCGGAGGGGCCGACCGGGCCGCCGCCTCCCGTGCTACAGAATTTCCAAAAAGCCAACGGCGGTAACCTACTTCAGAAACGACCAGATTTAGTCCAAGGCTCGAGCCAGGGCTCCAGCCTACACGGTGTGCCTTCGGGTATGTCTTCAGGTGGCCACCCTCATCATGTCCTCGATCCTAACAACAAAGTGCCAGTGCAACTAACCCTACCCGCTCAACCTGGGGTGCCGGGCTCCCAGCCTAGATCTTTCACAATACAGATACCGGCCTCCGCTCTTAATGGAAACAAATTACATCAAGTATTGACTGGACCGATTATAAATGCCACCATAAACTTGCCCCAACCTCTAGCGGCGACATTATTACAGCAACATATTAATTCGGCACTGGCGGGCCAACAGAATGAATTTGACGGTGGCGGTGGTAGAAGCGGAGCTGCACCTTTTTTGCCCCAGGATCATGCAATATTTTCCTTGGACGGTGCATTGGATTCTTCCGATGATGACGGGTCAAATGCTGGGGATGGCTCTGATGATGCAGGCGGTGATGACGATGACGATGAGGAGTCTGCCGAGGAGCGAGCCGAGGAGGAAGAAGAGGAGAGAGATGAGCTCGGGGGAGCTGAGGAGGAGCCCCTCAACTCTGGAGACGATGTATCCGACGAGGAACCCGGAGACATGTTTGACACAGATAATGTGGTTGTGTGTCAATATGACAAGATTACTCGCAGTCGTAATCGGTGGAAATTCTATCTCAAAGATGGTATTATGAATTTGTCGGGCAAAGATTATGTTTTTCAAAAAGCCAATGGTGATGCAGAGTGGTAA